One genomic region from Branchiostoma lanceolatum isolate klBraLanc5 chromosome 7, klBraLanc5.hap2, whole genome shotgun sequence encodes:
- the LOC136439367 gene encoding dolichyl-diphosphooligosaccharide--protein glycosyltransferase subunit DAD1-like, giving the protein MATSQANVFTVVSKFYDEYVTTTPQRLKIIDAYLAYIMLTGIFQFGYCLLVGTFPFNSFLSGFISCVASFVLAVCLRVQVNPQNRKDFLHISPERAFADFVFAHVILHLVVMNFIG; this is encoded by the exons ATGGCGACCTCTCAGGCGAACGTCTTCACCGTGGTGTCCAAGTTTTACGACGAGTACGTGACCACGACGCCGCAGCGGCTGAAGATCATCGACGCGTACCTGGCCTACATCATGCTGACCGGGATCTTCCAGTTCGGCTACTGCCTGCTGGTCGGGACCTTCCCGTTCAACTCTTTCCTGTCCGGGTTCATCTCGTGCGTGGCGAGCTTCGTGTTGGCAG TGTGTTTAAGAGTCCAGGTCAACCCTCAGAACAGGAAGGACTTTCTCCACATCTCTCCCGAGAGAGCCTTTGCCGACTTCGTCTTCGCTCACGTCATCCTGCATCTTGTGGTCATGAACTTCATCGGCTGA